One window of Chloroflexota bacterium genomic DNA carries:
- a CDS encoding alpha/beta hydrolase has protein sequence KSDPAPVIVSQSPYSGSLTGKGGVRYSELEELLRRGYIVASSDRRDVPKYKFPAPIEDAKCAVRYLRANAAAYHLDPNRIGAWGCSTGGWLAEMLALTDVSAGLEGTGGFAEQSSRVQAAVSMDGAGVDFSDLPSGLKFYFGDISPQDPLIANVSSLTHISKDDPPFLLFVSEADNYVPAGQTKSDIQRLYDGLTAAGVPATLVVVKGAGHCFAGAPDPSLPEIATMVGDFFDQNLK, from the coding sequence CAAGAGCGACCCTGCCCCGGTCATCGTCAGCCAGTCCCCATACTCAGGTAGCTTGACGGGCAAAGGAGGGGTCAGGTATTCTGAACTCGAGGAACTTCTCCGAAGGGGGTATATCGTCGCCTCCTCCGATCGACGCGACGTCCCCAAATACAAGTTTCCGGCGCCGATCGAGGACGCGAAGTGCGCCGTTCGCTATTTGCGCGCCAACGCAGCTGCGTACCACCTCGACCCCAACCGGATTGGCGCGTGGGGCTGCAGCACCGGAGGCTGGCTCGCGGAAATGCTTGCGTTGACCGATGTCAGTGCGGGGCTGGAGGGCACGGGCGGGTTCGCCGAACAGTCCAGTCGCGTGCAGGCAGCGGTGTCGATGGATGGCGCCGGGGTTGATTTCTCCGACCTCCCCTCTGGCTTGAAGTTTTATTTTGGCGATATCTCGCCCCAAGACCCACTAATCGCCAACGTCAGTTCTCTAACCCATATCTCGAAGGACGATCCGCCCTTCTTGCTTTTCGTGTCCGAGGCCGACAATTATGTGCCGGCGGGCCAAACGAAGAGCGACATCCAGCGGTTGTACGATGGGTTGACCGCCGCGGGAGTGCCCGCCACGCTGGTGGTGGTGAAAGGCGCCGGCCACTGCTTCGCAGGGGCCCCGGACCCGTCGCTCCCGGAAATTGCGACAATGGTCGGCGATTTCTTTGACCAGAATCTAAAGTAA